In Microbulbifer sp. GL-2, the following are encoded in one genomic region:
- a CDS encoding NAD(P)-dependent oxidoreductase, which translates to MKVGITGASGYVGQFIVRHFLQRGYTVRVLLRNVQKTKIFCAPDGRFEWTCGDMSNDVVLSEFVDGVHAVVHGAYDHLPGRYRGGEGDNLTGFLESNLNRSLALMQLAHGAGVEKFVFISSRAVYASGHLRGNLQEHSAAQPDTFYGAYKAAVEAMVSAWAYQLHWHAVSLRLTGVYGVVNPLARSKWYDIARAVVRGEEYSQGRNATEVHGDDVARAVELLLHEADARGQAVNCSDRLVSNREIAEIIQSISGERGPLPPQAKAVSPAVMDCAYLQRKGFRFGGVGRLRQSLRELVEAVQKEQRSSQ; encoded by the coding sequence TTGAAGGTTGGAATTACTGGTGCAAGTGGATATGTGGGGCAATTTATCGTCCGCCATTTCCTGCAGCGTGGCTACACAGTAAGGGTGCTGTTACGCAACGTACAGAAAACGAAAATTTTCTGTGCGCCCGATGGCAGGTTTGAATGGACCTGCGGTGATATGTCGAATGATGTGGTGCTGTCGGAGTTTGTCGATGGTGTCCATGCGGTTGTGCATGGCGCCTACGACCATCTGCCGGGGCGTTACCGTGGCGGAGAGGGAGATAATCTCACAGGCTTCCTTGAGTCGAACCTCAACCGTTCCCTGGCCTTGATGCAGCTGGCCCACGGTGCTGGCGTGGAAAAATTTGTATTTATTTCCAGCCGTGCAGTCTATGCAAGCGGGCATTTGCGCGGCAACCTGCAAGAGCACAGCGCGGCCCAGCCCGATACATTCTACGGGGCTTATAAGGCTGCGGTAGAGGCGATGGTGTCTGCCTGGGCTTATCAGCTCCACTGGCATGCGGTATCGCTGCGCCTGACCGGAGTCTACGGTGTGGTAAATCCGTTGGCGCGCAGCAAGTGGTATGACATAGCGCGAGCGGTTGTCAGAGGTGAAGAATATTCGCAGGGCAGAAATGCCACCGAGGTGCATGGAGATGATGTCGCCAGGGCGGTGGAATTGTTACTGCATGAGGCAGATGCCCGCGGTCAGGCCGTCAACTGTAGCGACCGGTTGGTGAGTAACCGCGAGATAGCGGAAATTATCCAGTCGATTTCTGGGGAGCGTGGTCCGTTGCCACCGCAAGCGAAGGCCGTATCACCAGCAGTGATGGACTGCGCATATTTACAGCGTAAGGGATTCCGTTTCGGTGGAGTAGGGCGGTTGAGGCAAAGCCTGCGAGAGTTGGTTGAAGCGGTGCAGAAAGAGCAGCGCTCCAGCCAATAA
- a CDS encoding saccharopine dehydrogenase family protein produces the protein MINNLNKRVLILGGYGNFGARIAQMLNSEANIQLIIAGRNKSLADRCAEQLGGLAEGLRLERDSINLAAQLKALHLDLLIHCAGPFQKETDYRVAKACIESRTPYIDISDARRFVCDFHRLSPAAEAAGIAMVSGASSLPGLSSAALAEIHRELPDIHAVEIAIAPAHRIDRGLATVRAGFEYLGHSFPQLRDGRWRESFAGKNLRPVTLAHPVGKRWLCDFDVPDLELCPRYLPDLQSARFATGLEPFPLQLGLSACAQLARLHLPATSARLAQLGHRLTPRWPGGTPHGGMIVRAEGKNTHGESATRQWQILGLIGDGPWIPAAPAAALARKFLSGNAIELGARPCWQLLSLDEILMELNNYSIVTAIESHSRERMPALTF, from the coding sequence GTGATCAATAACCTGAACAAACGTGTATTAATACTTGGCGGCTACGGCAACTTTGGCGCACGTATTGCGCAGATGCTGAATTCAGAAGCCAATATCCAACTGATTATTGCCGGGCGTAATAAGAGCCTTGCAGATCGCTGTGCAGAACAGCTCGGCGGCCTTGCCGAGGGATTGCGCCTGGAGCGGGACTCCATCAACCTCGCGGCACAACTGAAAGCACTGCACCTGGATCTTTTGATCCACTGCGCTGGCCCATTCCAGAAAGAAACTGATTATCGGGTTGCCAAAGCTTGTATCGAATCCCGCACACCTTATATCGACATCTCAGATGCTCGCCGCTTTGTATGCGACTTTCACCGTCTCTCACCCGCTGCAGAAGCAGCAGGTATTGCCATGGTATCCGGTGCCAGTAGCCTGCCCGGCCTGAGTTCGGCTGCGCTCGCTGAAATTCACCGGGAGCTTCCGGATATTCATGCTGTAGAGATTGCTATTGCGCCAGCGCACCGTATTGACCGGGGATTGGCTACTGTGCGTGCAGGTTTCGAATATTTGGGGCACAGCTTTCCACAGCTGCGTGATGGTCGCTGGCGCGAGTCCTTTGCGGGAAAAAATCTTCGCCCGGTAACGCTGGCACACCCTGTGGGAAAACGTTGGCTGTGCGATTTCGACGTACCGGACCTGGAGCTATGCCCCAGATACCTTCCCGACCTGCAAAGTGCGCGATTTGCCACAGGGCTGGAACCATTTCCGCTACAGCTAGGCCTGTCTGCCTGCGCCCAATTAGCCCGGCTGCACTTACCTGCAACCAGTGCCCGCCTGGCCCAGCTGGGACATAGACTGACTCCACGCTGGCCTGGAGGCACTCCCCACGGCGGTATGATCGTGCGCGCCGAAGGAAAAAACACTCATGGCGAATCCGCTACACGACAATGGCAAATTCTCGGCTTAATTGGCGATGGCCCCTGGATTCCCGCCGCACCAGCGGCGGCTTTAGCGCGTAAATTTCTATCCGGCAATGCTATCGAATTGGGTGCACGCCCATGTTGGCAGCTTCTCAGCCTGGATGAGATCCTGATGGAGCTGAATAACTACTCCATCGTTACCGCCATTGAATCGCACTCCCGGGAGCGCATGCCGGCTCTCACATTCTAA
- a CDS encoding glycosyltransferase family 8 protein, translated as MSRCAFVTLVNSPDYVIGATALKRSLDRVASAHPLVCMVVAGSCDSASLERAGCLVREVRPPKFSDEFTSRHGREALHQRAPFDKGEKPAFHNPLNNFCKLALWRLTEYDKVVFLDADILLLRNIDHLMDYPEFCAAPNLYEGLDGFHRMNSGSFTAVPSETTYQNMLAVLDRPGVFWRRTDQTFLQAFFSQWHGLPYIYNALQYLYLNLPQLWQWSNIHVIHYQYEKPWQKSHPKARQLKPLIDLWWAVYEGRDIDAQLVTLAQAQQMQPNGGVP; from the coding sequence ATGTCTCGATGTGCCTTCGTTACTCTCGTTAATAGTCCTGACTATGTGATTGGCGCCACAGCGTTAAAGCGATCCCTGGATCGTGTAGCCAGTGCCCACCCCCTGGTGTGTATGGTGGTTGCAGGTAGTTGCGACAGCGCGTCATTGGAGCGGGCGGGTTGTTTGGTGCGGGAGGTACGTCCGCCAAAGTTCTCCGATGAATTTACCAGCAGGCACGGGCGCGAGGCTCTACATCAGCGCGCTCCTTTCGATAAGGGTGAAAAGCCCGCATTTCACAACCCGCTGAATAATTTCTGCAAGCTGGCGCTGTGGCGGCTGACAGAATACGACAAGGTGGTTTTCCTCGATGCGGATATTTTACTGTTGCGAAATATCGATCACCTGATGGACTACCCGGAATTCTGCGCCGCACCAAACCTCTATGAGGGGCTGGATGGTTTTCACCGAATGAACTCCGGCTCTTTCACTGCAGTGCCCAGTGAGACCACTTACCAGAATATGCTGGCAGTACTGGATCGCCCCGGTGTTTTTTGGCGTCGTACCGACCAGACATTCCTGCAAGCCTTTTTCTCCCAGTGGCACGGATTGCCCTATATCTACAATGCCCTACAGTATTTATATCTGAACCTTCCGCAACTTTGGCAGTGGAGCAATATTCATGTGATTCACTACCAGTACGAAAAACCCTGGCAGAAATCACATCCGAAAGCGAGGCAGCTGAAGCCGTTAATTGATTTGTGGTGGGCAGTGTATGAAGGGCGGGATATCGATGCACAATTGGTTACCTTGGCCCAGGCACAACAGATGCAGCCCAATGGAGGGGTTCCTTGA
- a CDS encoding condensation domain-containing protein, which translates to MAGWNTSPNVPLSITEQRIYDLNHRKALADLIARAMGVKGRVDVELFEKAIPNVVNSYPIFRCRYNDEPVYRKFEDIELDYLDIRHMSDEHITSFLRQFSSSPMDLGADQLIGLSLFRTGHDEYIFLVKCHHIIADGISLSKLWSEVLTGYLNLEAGKNYKPIVETMDFADYVNFENTYLKSARGQDAKHYWRNKLALQYEDVESASNQEIASIICNEINHNIMGEEFLQLQADANSENTSLFVYLCAAYQQTLGEFLQHDFWMNTNLSLRLKREHRYIFGPMFRYANLRACRDESWKEKLRRLSMEIKRAVRTVYAADAIGPHGSIGHNLNASRCYLITFLQAKEHQEGFAGVYTGEISNWNTLNDHLKIRTISLPTRLTPYGIYLSLADYGGQLRASFIYNVNCFTQAQMESFVGRWHARVICGAGGSMPPL; encoded by the coding sequence ATGGCAGGCTGGAATACTTCACCCAATGTGCCACTGTCGATTACCGAGCAGCGTATTTATGATCTGAATCATCGCAAAGCGCTGGCCGACTTAATTGCACGGGCTATGGGCGTTAAAGGTCGAGTTGATGTTGAGCTGTTCGAAAAGGCCATTCCCAATGTAGTCAATTCCTATCCGATTTTTCGCTGTAGATACAATGACGAGCCTGTCTACCGGAAATTTGAAGATATTGAACTTGACTATCTGGATATTCGCCATATGAGCGACGAGCATATCACCAGTTTTCTACGACAGTTTAGTAGCTCACCCATGGATTTAGGTGCGGATCAGTTGATTGGCCTCTCCCTGTTTCGTACTGGTCATGACGAATATATTTTCCTGGTCAAATGCCACCATATTATTGCTGATGGAATTAGCTTGTCGAAGCTTTGGTCTGAAGTCCTCACTGGTTACCTGAACTTGGAAGCGGGTAAAAATTACAAGCCAATAGTGGAAACGATGGATTTTGCGGATTACGTAAACTTCGAAAACACCTATTTAAAGTCTGCCCGTGGCCAGGACGCAAAGCATTATTGGCGGAACAAGTTGGCGTTGCAGTATGAGGATGTAGAGTCTGCGTCTAATCAGGAAATAGCCTCGATTATTTGTAATGAGATCAACCACAACATAATGGGAGAGGAGTTTCTGCAATTACAGGCAGATGCGAACTCTGAAAATACCAGCTTATTTGTCTATTTATGTGCTGCCTACCAGCAAACCCTGGGTGAGTTCCTGCAACATGATTTTTGGATGAATACGAATTTATCTCTACGGCTGAAGCGGGAGCATCGATATATATTTGGACCAATGTTTCGTTATGCAAACCTTAGGGCCTGTCGGGATGAATCCTGGAAGGAGAAATTGAGACGATTGTCGATGGAGATCAAGCGCGCGGTACGCACCGTCTATGCTGCTGACGCTATCGGTCCCCACGGCAGTATTGGCCATAACCTTAATGCCTCTCGATGTTACCTGATTACTTTCCTCCAGGCGAAAGAGCATCAGGAGGGCTTCGCCGGCGTCTACACCGGGGAAATTTCAAATTGGAACACACTAAATGATCACTTGAAGATTCGCACCATCTCACTACCGACACGGCTTACGCCCTACGGAATATACCTTTCATTGGCCGACTATGGCGGCCAATTAAGGGCGAGCTTTATCTATAATGTGAATTGCTTTACTCAAGCGCAGATGGAGAGCTTTGTGGGTCGCTGGCATGCTCGTGTGATCTGTGGAGCCGGGGGCAGTATGCCCCCTCTTTGA